The genomic DNA GCAGCGGCCATCACTTTGCAGAAGGATAAAAAGACAATCACAGGTGAAAGCTATGAACTATACGTGATCTGTAATTATTGTTTTATATCTGCTTCAGAGCTAAAGCACAAGGTTCGGGCTGTccaccatactttacactgcaactCTTTTTGGTCAGATGAAAAGGAAGTGTATAAAGAGATATTGTCCATGAAGTCGTGCCGTGCCCCCGGTGTGTCATACAGCTTACAGACGGCCGACATTCACGGTCTGAGCTCTGCAGACCCCTTTAGGCTCTCCCAATAACTTGGTTCCATAAAAGTTGACTGTAAGCGAGCAATCAATATGGCGGATGTTACAGTGACACAGGGGTGTTggatgtttttgctgcagaattcccATTTACGATCTTGGAATAACTGTGCAGACATTTCTGTGATAATGATATATTAATTCTCCCTCCAGCGTTGCAGTTATACGAGGACGTGGCCACGTTCCCGTCCCAGCACCAGAAGCTGAGCCTCGGCTGCGGCCTCCTGAATCGCTTCCTCCGAGGAGGGGTCCCAATCGTCGGCATAACCGAAGTCACGGGGGAAAGCTCCGCAGGGAAGACGCAGATCGCTCTGCAGCTGTGCCTGTGTGCGCAGTACTCCGCAGACTACGGCGGCCTCGGAGCAGGTAGCTAGAGAACAGATCCTATATGGGGGGCTGCTCACTGATCGCTGTATAACCTATATGTATGGCACAGGGGCCGTGTACATCTGCACCGAAGACGCCTTTCCAAGCAAGAGATTGCAGCAGTTGATTAAATTCCAGCACAAGCTGCGGTCGGACGTCCCGACTGATATCATCCGCAACATCCGATTTGGAGACGGCGTTTATGTCGAGCACACAGCGGATATAGTAAGTGACATCTTGGATCTCCCGGATACACAACTGCAAGACGGAAGCAAAAAGAAAGCATTTTGGCCTCTATTTAATGAACGGGGTCCTGTGGGGACAGGAAAAGTCCCCGACGTATACTTATGGCTAAGAGAAAAGGTCTACAACTTTCTTATATACTTTTCGATTTAATTCCGGGCCACTTCTTGAAAAATGGCTCCACTTTTTGttaagcctccttcacacatccgtgtctccggtacgtgtttggtccgtttcctcacgtaccggagacacgggcacacgtagacccattaaaatcaatgggtctgcactcacgtgcgtgttctgtcatggaccgtgtgtccgtgtacaGCATACGTGTgccccacacgtagacatgtctgtttttctccggcatcacgggtgtcacatggaacgcaaacggaccacacggaggtgttccgtgtgacacgcaccggagaaaacacacgtgtctgagaaaaaaataaaaaagctttaccttctccagccctgctgtctctgccattgctgtcacttgcttccgaccgccgctcattatgctcattgcatataaacttcactgcgggccggaagcagcagcagcggggagtcggcaggaccggaggccgaagatcagcaccacagacagcaacgccagggacaggtgagcaggaagttcccgttctcagtgtgttatcacggataacacacggagaacacacgtgtgccataaacacggctcacggagggcaaaacgcacctgacacgtccgtgattttcactgaggtgtgaaagaggccttagaaaaaGTTTTGGGCtgtacattttaaaaaggacatacagaggttagaatcagttcaaaggcggctaactagagtaTTACAAGGaatgaaggcctcacatatgatgacaggttgaaaagttcgatatgtttagcttagaaaaaagacgtctcagaggagatctcatttctatgtataaatacatgtgtggtcaatataaaggactggcgcatgacttatttcttccaaagacaatactaaggaccagggggcactcactgcgagtggaagaaaagcaattccgacagctaaatatgaaagggttctttacagttagagcagtcagactgtggaatgccctaccacaagaggtagtaatggcagacactataaccgcttttatatcagggctggaggatttcctcactacacaacattgctggttataaatgacttcgGGACAAaatatagaactggtggaggaaggttgtactagatggacctaggtcttttttcaacctatagtGTAGGGGCAGCAAACAggtttagtggacccactggaaaaCAGAGGGGACCCGGGCTAACCTGTTAGTGGGAGGGCTTAACTAAGCATCTACCGCGAGGCGGACGCTAGGTACCACTCTCATTGGAATGACGGGGACTTTGGCAGGTGACAGACGCAGGTACAGGCAACAGCAGCTACAGTCAGCatgactgaggcagacaggcaggcggCTACAGGTGTTGGACAtagggataacaggacaggagctcaggacctgacacccAGTCAGCAGACTGaagactatatggagataaggtatgcacaccagtgactatgtaaggggaatacatggaatagcagaaactgctgtgtgaatactgacatgaaaaattcaatagctatatgtaagaatgaaatgtgaaaaatggaatctgcattactgccatgaacatatgaatcaagagaaatttagctactgaattgatcaatgcaatagagccccaacactacgccaaagtatttctctacgttggggtccctagcttgtgtgtcctctcatgcagttaaaaaacttaccgtgtatgggaagctgagacccaggctatatatacgtatcatgtggatatagcctgggtctcagcttcccatacacggtaagttttttaactgcatgagaggacacacacaagctagggaccccaacgtagagaaatactttggcgtagtgttggggctctgttgcattgatcaattcagtagctacatttctctttattcatatgttcatggcagtaatgcaggttccatttttcacatttcattcttacatatagctattgaatttttcatgtcagtattcacacagcagtttctgctaatacatgtattccccttgcatagtcactggtgtgcataccttatctccatatagtgatgtttatttaggttttttgcacccagttcagacttagaatggagtgccaaacgttattccttatttagcaGACTGAAGACTGTCTAAAGGCATTGCTCAGACACCTCCCCTAATAGGAGGGTGCCTTAAAcatatagtgcctctcagccatggctgagaggcatttcctggaaatagcgcgCTGGCCCTCTAAGAGAAGGACCGGTGCATGCGTAAAGGCGCGTTCCTGGGGAGCCTGTGCCGCATGCACAGTCCCCCGGGAGAGGACAGCAGCACACTTGGACAACCAGagggatacaggggaggacacaatgcagTGGCAGCGACGCTACACAAATCTTTTTCTCAATTTACTCCTTTCTACTTCTTCTAGGAGATGCTTACTGACTGTATCACTAAGAAGCTTCCCATCCTCCTCCGTCGCGGTCAGGTCCGGCTGATCGTCATCGATTCAATCGCTGCTTTGTTCCGTTGTGAATTTACAGCCAAGGACGCTGCCCTCAAAGCGAAACATCTACAGTCTCTCGGGGCCAGACTCCACCATCTCAGCCGCAGCTTCACGGCACCGGTATTCTGCATcaatcaggtgcagctctttgaatCATGGCTCCCTATCTAACTACTTCAGGTCCAAGCTTCTTAATTTTTGTTTTCCTCTTTTGGTCAATCACAATTCATACACACAGCCTCTTACAAATTCAGCTTTGTGCTCATTCTGCATGTAGGATTTGGCAGCTCCTGGACCCTCCCTTTAGTAATCAGATCACAGGGATGACAGGGAGAAATGCTGCTGGAGGTTCCTGTCTACAGCACTCATTCAGTGCTGTGTATATGGTGAGAAGGAAGACAGAGATGGTATGAAACagtctctgccttctctatggagAGCCCAGCTGCCTCCCCCATGATTCATAACCTTTGTGCTGCTTCTTACTCCGTGAGGATGTTCCTCGCAGATGACCCCAATGTAGGACAGCAAATAATTAGTCTGTATGGCCTCATTCTGAGGGGCATTAAGTCCATATTTCGGATTATTTTTTCTTTACTGAACCTAATCCAGCTGTAAATCCCAGAATATAGACTGGGTATGGTCCAGAAGAGCTGTGAGAAGGTATGGGCCTAATCCAATATAATAAGATCTTTATTCTTGTTTCTCAGGTCACGGACACCATGAAGGAGATGGACTCTGTCCTTAGTCACTTGGGGTAAGATTTCCTACATACATGTTCACACTAGTCCCAGTTCAACCATTGTTTGTAAGATCTGCCTGTATCACTAGTTAGCTCCTAGATAGCTGATCATTATTTACATCAGGACCCCTTCAGAGATCCACCACACTCCGTGGCCCTACGTCACTGGCGTATTTGGTTACCTCCATCAGTGCCGTGGATTTAAAAACGTGATGGATGCACGATCATCAGCTCTATTCGAGGGTATTGGGGTGACACCGGATCTTCAATACTGGATCAGTAATAGTTTGCAGACTGGACTACCCTTGTAGGCTCTGGCCACACTTTGACCTTGTCCTTGTTGGCTGCAACACAGATCAAGTGGCCAAACATTATGTGCTGCTGCCATGTTGCAGAATAACGCAAGTGAATGGAATTGCAATTCAGACTGACTATATTCTCTTTTTATTTGTACAATACAGGCTACAAGATAAAAAAGTGCAGCCGGCACTGGGAGTCTCCTGGTCCAACCAGCTATTGATGAGGCTTATGGTCTCCCGGACACAGACGATGGCGCCTCCCTCACATACTGGCGGGATTTTAAGGACCATGGAAGTTGTTTTTGCACCTCATATTCCTCCCTCCACCTGTTACTACACAGTAGACCTGGAAGGAGTGAGGGGAATGGACTTTTCGTGACCGGTTCACACTTTGACCCTATGAATGTGGAAATAACACGCTGTGTACATTAAGTGGAAGAAAGTGTCAAAGTCAAGAGAAAATCCCATAAAACgggtttaggccctgtgcgcactagaaaacggATTTTTCTCACAAAAttccttgagtctgaaagattagcgcacttgggttaaaaaaaacgcaaccacaacgcatgcgttttttccgcaggttggtccctgcgtttttttaccattacctgcagaaaagaagtaacattctcattctttttctcaagaaactctgcagaaagaatgttcttgagaaaaaaacagggtttttttcatagcttttgctggggaatgtctgcagaaagattgcaACCATTttccaagaaatttctgcagcaaaaacgcaaaaaaatacgCAGGTAAAAACAGTGCGTGCATAGCTTCAGCAATCGACCTCCTCACCGCCCTTTATTGAAGGATTTCAGTCTCTGGCCAAAAATCCTGTATTCCCTTTATTTCTGAAAGATAACATGAGGCAGGACAATGCGGCATTCCAGGATTTATTTATGGCCTCCTCATTGttgcactttttcgccacttttattttttataataaatacttTGGTAACTTGAATCGGGTTGTGTTTTTTCCCCCCTTATTTAATACATTACATTAATCACcttactggaaaaaaaaaatagagaatcTGTTACTTCCtataaatgtgtatttttttcctTAGCTGGTGTAAAAGCCGCTGTCCTCCTGAATCCCATATtacttttcttttgttcctgcgcctctccattcccgAGATATGGCCCTTTCTTTCCAGAGCTGTGGAGTCgttaagccaaacctccgactcggGACTCTTCAATTTCTCTGACTCTGACTCCCTCATaccgttgaaaccagaagtttccatccactctctataaatacacatctgcaATATTTgattatgatggctggacattgccatcttgtttgtacttgcgtataagggtatgtgcgcacgttgctttttacctgctttttacctgctgttttgctgctttttcttctgcgctgtttaatgccaaaatggatgtgttcttctattcaagcaaagtctatgggaatttgggtttcttgttcacactatgtggttcaaaatgctgcctttttgtggcagaactttggtcaaaaactcagcttttcaaagaagcaacatgtcaattgtttttgccatttgggttttgcactgcaaagctgagtttttgaccaaagttctgccacaaaaaggcagcattttgaacaacatagtgtgaacaagaaacccaaattcccatagactttgcttgaatagaagaacacatccattttggcattaaacagcgcagaagaaaaagcagcaaaaaagcaggtaaaaagcaacgtgcgcacataccctcattgtttgtacagatgattgaggcaccttcaggtatttggaaattgcatccaaggatgaaccagacttgtccaAGTCCACAatgctcttcctgagatcttggctgatttgttTTGACTTTCCCTTGATGCtgcacagagaagcagtgtgtttcaggtgtgcattaaaatacatccacatgtgtcactaactcagatgttgccaataaacctatcagaagcttccaaagacatgacagcatcatatgggctgtcccatattgtttaaagacacagtacacttagtgtatgtaaacttttgaatttgcagaaagtaataacaatgccttaaaacattctctcattattctggcatttggcaaacctaaataattttggttcctaattaacctaaaaaaaggaaaggtttattctgctttcacgtcagtgagaaaaacctgcagatgtgtctttatagagagcaaagggaaaaacctacagctgtctgtatagagagcggaagaaaaaaacctgaagatgtgtctgtatagagagcggagggaaaaacctgcagatgtgtctgtatagagagcggagggaaaaacctgcagatgtgtctttatagagcgcagagggaaaaacttgcagctgtctgtatagagagcggaagaaaaaacctgaagatgtgtctgtatagagagcggaggggaaaacctgcagatgtgtctgtatagagagcggagggaaaaacctgaagatgtctgtatagagagcagaggggaaaacctgcagatctgtctgtatagagagcggagggaaaaacctgcagatgtgtctttatagcgagcagaggggaaaaacctgcagatgtctgtatagagagcaggggaaaaacctgcagatgtctgtatagagagcagaagaaaaacctgcagatgtctgtatagagagcagaagaaaaacctgcagatgtctgtatagagagcagagggaaaaacctgcagatgtctgtatagagagcagagggaaaaacctgcagatgtgtctgtatagagagcagagggaaaaacctgcagatgtgtctgtatagagagcagagggaaaaacctgaagatgtgtctttgtagagagcggagggaaaacctgcagatgtgtctttgtagagagcggagggaaaatctgcagatgtgtctttgtagagagcggagggaaaatctgcagatgtgtctttgtagagagcggagggaaacttctggtttcaactgtatataactcatgttttgtgataaatttactgtagtaaaatggtaacatgacTACTTatatgggcagcatggtggttcaGTTCAGTCTTgcaatgctggggtcctgggttcaaatcccaccaaggacatctgcaggGAGTGTGTATAGTCTCtccttgtttgtgtgggtttcctccgggttctctggtttgctcccacactccaaaaacacacTGATAGGAActttggcaactctgtccccattggggctcacaatccaatgTACACAAATCGCTAtggaatagcgctatataagtgaataaatattattactatatcatgtagctgaagtgcagcatagattcatctccactaaaagctgagattctttgatcaggaatagaacagacatttataggacattccacacctttcccaaattcttatgaaaaaatattcatcacatactggATTGAACTAATGTAcccaatatattatatattttaggattcTGAGTCGGTTCATTTtataccaactccacagccctgtttcATCCTTGTATGTGAATTGGGTGTGGTCCTCAACGCCCACCGAGAAAAGTTGAGGACCACACCCACTTTGCAATAAGACTAGATTTATACACAGGGAAGAGGCCATGTCCCCAGAATAGATaggtgcaggaacaaaagaaaaacaacgcaaCATTTGCAccaggtaaagaaaaaaaatatttaccaGCTTATGGcacgtgacaggtcctctttaaagagaGTCAGTCACCACATCTGACCCTCAACCTGTTGAAACCTCTAGTTTGGCGACATGAAAACATGTTCTTAGAGGAACAAGTATCCATTGAGCTTCACTACCTCCCGAATTTATACAGGGTTATTACTTTCTTGGCAAATGTTATTCTTTGAATTATACAGCCTCACCCTAGAAAGTCTGTATTGATCAGGTAATGGTCAGCTACGCACATAGAATGTCCATGGTGAGTGTAcggatgctggactacctgcagcacaagtAGTCCTGTAAAGATGATCTACTGCTATTTAAatcggtgattttatcaaaactacactaagcagaccagtaagtaagatatcactggaatcagggtctctgcccctacattatgctgctcccagattaggTGTTAAACTGGTGACAGAAACATCACAGAAGCaacaccaagactgctgtatatacatcacatatgtATAGTCAGAAGTCTGTTTCCTATCACAGgatacacagactgctgtatatactgttcatcatataggagacagactgctgtatacacatcagagTAGACAGAGACTGCTATATAAATCACATCAGAGAcccagactgctgtatacatcacataggagacacagactgctgtatatacatcagaaAGCCGACACTGGGGCTGCAGAATATACATCACTGAGGATAAACCATGGCATATGCATCATATCGGAGATGCTGGGGCTGAAACCTATACATCACACAGGGGCTGGAGCATAGACCTCACATACGAAACGATGGGGCAGGACAATATACATCACATACGAGATGCTGGGGCTTCTGTTTAAATATTACATGGGAGATGCTGGGGCAGGtgcatacacatcacataggatacattgGGGCTTGAGTATATACTGTTCATCACAGGAGAGTGGCGCTGgaacatatgcatcacaggagatgctggggcaggagcaaatacattacaggagacactggggcaggagcatacacatcacagaggAGACAGAGGCTGCAGCCTATACGTTACAGGAGATGATGgggctagagcaggggtggggaacctttttactgccgggggccatttggaatttcctactaacctttgggggccgcacaacattatcaacctgaaaaataaccctgcaatatttggtcaaacgattaattaactcacccctactgtggtggccggagctgcttctctttggtgcgattgtgatgttcggtgatattgatcatcttgtttctcacagctgcttttccaggtttgtctctgtctggagatgctgggggcatacacatcacaggaggggccagggcgcataaattacaggagacactgggagtacacatcacaggaggggctggggcatatacatcacaggagggcctggggcatatacatcacaggagggcctggggcatatacatcacaggagggcctggggcatatacatcacaggagggcctggggcatatacatcacaggaggggctggggcatatacatcacaggaggggctggggcatatacatcacaggaggggctggggcatatacatcacaggaggggctggggcatatacatcacaggaggggctggggcatatacatcacaggaggaactggggcatatacatcacaggaggggctggggcatatacatcagtagggggcatggacagccctggcggtggcacagacatgactggggacacgcacagcactgggtggcagcacgcactgcactgggtggcagcacgcactgcactgggtggcagcacgcactgcactgggtggcagcacgcactgcactgggtggcagcacgcactgcactgggtggcagcacgcactgcactgggtggcagcacgcactgtactgggtggcagcacgcactgcactgggtggcagcactagggagacagacaggtctgggggaacatagacatcaacaggagagcacggactggggagcatagaaagcagtgggagggtacagacagcagtagcgagttaagagcactgaggggtggcacacagcactggggagcatggacagcataagggggcacaggcagcactcaccgtggcatggacagcactggtggcagcatggacagcattaggtggtgcggacagcactggtgggggggcatagacatcacccagggggtacagacagcactagggggggcacggacagcagtgaggggttacaccgcgctgagggggtacacagcactggggtgtacacagcattagggggtacacacagcactagggggtacacagcactggggggtacacactgtactaggaggtacacagcatgaaggggtacacagcacgagggggtacacagcacgagggggtacacacagcacgagggggtacacagcacgagggggtacacagcacgagggggtacacagcacgagggggtacacacagcattaaggggtacacacagcattaaggggtacacagcattaaggggtactcactgtactagggggtacacactgcactagggggtacacacagcattggggggtacatacagcacgagggggtaaacagcacgagggggtacacacagcattggggggtacacacagcacgaaggggtacacagcacgagggggtacacacagcattaaggggtacacagcattaaggggtactcactgtactagggggtacacactgcactagggggtacacacagcattggggggtacatacagcacgagggggtacacagcacgagggggtacacacagcattggggggtacacacagcacgaaggggtacacagcacgagggggtacacacagcattaaggggtacacacagcattaaggggtacacagcattaaggggtactcactgtactagggggtacacactgcactagggggtacacagcattggggggtacatacagcacgagggggtacacagcatgagggggtacacacagcattggggggtacacacagcacgaaggggtacacagcacgagggggtacacacagcattaaggggtacacacagcattaaggggtacacacagcattaaggggtactcactgtactagggggtactcactgtactagggggtacacactgcactagggggtacacactgcactagggggtacacacagcattggggggtacatacagcacgagggggtacacagcacgagggggtacacacagcattggggggtacatacagcattggggggtacacacagtacgagggggtacacagcactgagcgggggggggggggcagcgatgggttgagtactcgcagtgagggggagggagagtcacacacacacagcaggtccgggaggctggtagacctgctgcagctcttctgtgtgactttatcgcagcgtgctgcttacccgcccaccagagcacacaggccggggataagcctagaatgtatgggctgcagtcaggtcctggaagtcaggatctggagagagcccgtacattctagcatcaacCCACAGGGCATaaggcagtgagatttaaagggccgggagccgggaaaagcgcggctgccaccaaagcacaatggtccccgggaatgtgcccgggggccgcataaaaagtcgtcacgggccgtatacggcccgcgggccggaggttccccacccctgggctagagcatatacatcacaagagacactgagactgaagcatatacatcacaggctagagaatatgcatcacaggagacactgggcctAGAGCATATACCGTACATCACAGGAGAGATTGGGGGTGGAGGCTGTAGCACATgacaggagacattggggctgcagcagatcacaggagacattggggcctGCTGCTTGTTTTCATTTGTAGGACGCAATAGTAGGTAGCACAGCATTAGTGTGAACAGGTAGGAAAGATGATGCAGTCTCTGTATACAGAGCGTGAAATACACTTGTCAAAAAAAAACCTTACTAGCACCACCTACAGCAGTTTGGAAAAAGATTAAAGTATAgagcatatacacacattatatatatatatatatatatatatatatatatatatatatatatatatatatatatatatatatatatacatacacacatacatacatacacacacacatatatatatatacatatatatacacacacacacacacacacacacacacacacaaacactgtcgtgaccgaaagtgttggcatccttgaaactgttacagaaaattaagtatttgtcACAGAaacttattgcaattacacattttgttaaacACAATTACTTCCTTTGTGTATTgacacacaagaaaaaaaacaaacaaaaaacaactgaACCCCAAAAACGGGCCGGACATATTTGTTGGCAACTTTCCAAAATTACCTGTGCCAAGTATCCAGTG from Anomaloglossus baeobatrachus isolate aAnoBae1 chromosome 12, aAnoBae1.hap1, whole genome shotgun sequence includes the following:
- the XRCC3 gene encoding DNA repair protein XRCC3 encodes the protein MDWEHLDLDPQVAAALQKANIKSVGDILSYSVVDLQRIAHLSIPDVQDLQKAAAITLQKDKKTITALQLYEDVATFPSQHQKLSLGCGLLNRFLRGGVPIVGITEVTGESSAGKTQIALQLCLCAQYSADYGGLGAGAVYICTEDAFPSKRLQQLIKFQHKLRSDVPTDIIRNIRFGDGVYVEHTADIEMLTDCITKKLPILLRRGQVRLIVIDSIAALFRCEFTAKDAALKAKHLQSLGARLHHLSRSFTAPVFCINQVTDTMKEMDSVLSHLGLQDKKVQPALGVSWSNQLLMRLMVSRTQTMAPPSHTGGILRTMEVVFAPHIPPSTCYYTVDLEGVRGMDFS